A single region of the Maniola jurtina chromosome 6, ilManJurt1.1, whole genome shotgun sequence genome encodes:
- the LOC123866203 gene encoding uncharacterized protein LOC123866203 — protein MSDVAIANTDMTEVSEKPVPEKEEIKFPPFPDPKDEDFDEDIVEEERNHYKTLYKDLNYITSKKLHCSACDRHLGCSARNDNRMRVHPMLRTLVCQTCHTFYNSGEFEKGDDGSELYCRWCGQGGQVYCCSDCPHVFCAKCIKRNLGTSKIKEIEELDDWKCFKCNNKCLWDLRALCWAVIRYCDLKNKITYEVEDPVLKEVCQRSCAQDFSECCKNKIKRREKQEAKKKDTNATKAAANICKIPPTIQVKKFASISMEEPTKQEKKAQKRPASPRNKVIVKNQMSIPNKLISHLTLPSMPKKIRMPTSPVINPVRFNNDRKLTPNFSCYSRIRPKPPQMPIMYNGFNTSSPAFCDNINLSLESLTQGLDMSAMAALAGPGSSQDDDVVCTPDFPLEPLCEVTEDPGDDDVQCITPGPVAAPKPVPAPARALPDLSPDNIIQMTDNDVTVNASTGGLKFRVDPQTLSSNKMYRLPDGRIFAINANPLMPGGYSATIVAVTDSGLSKAPAKGATFAAKLSAVPSNSTPPPLRARNQASRAPRRSTPKSAKATRAAKTSAETPARVCDLDVPVEWYRYNLVDAIDALEYSLSRLHQLKKDATTMHLRTRSLNEMRLLHRSLERSLTTSMTRFKEIRDNLNKEYKQYVTKKTAAPSVTNSDDDDDDVEILPEDANDDPIYIDENSMESTQNDNQEVDLTAAGSSDFNDSGDKSPGKNEPAKDPLSSGPELCQKEEDNECNTLDDTENGARDNGHLEEENVPQIDSKSRNDDKNIVDETGATSKENENSQEEPQKEREMENEISESDMNGRTEKSNDVNDTEKIDKLDEENILNENSDSEKKIMDAEMSDEMIEDLLKDDNAGNGDDVVANSDEVVGNDDDMSGNDDDATGVGDDAAVNGDDPAGVGDSAAGKGDDAAGNGDDTVHSLDVSDEIQDVLESEKD, from the exons ATGAGCGACGTCGCTATCGCTAACACTGATATGACTGAAGTGTCTGAGAAGCCGGTTCCAGAAAAAGAGGAAATTAAATTCCCGCCCTTCCCTG ATCCAAAGGATGAGGACTTTGATGAAGATATAGTGGAGGAAGAGAGAAATCACTATAAGACACTCTACAAAG atttaAACTATATCACAAGTAAGAAACTGCATTGTTCTGCTTGTGACCGGCACCTAGGGTGCTCTGCACGAAATGATAACCGTATGCGTGTGCATCCTATGCTCAGGACATTAGTTTGTCAAACGTGTCATACGTTCTACAACAGTGGAGAGTTTGAGAAAGGTGATGATGGCTCGGAGCTGTACTGTCGGTGGTGTGGCCAGGGTGGACAGGTTTACTGTTGCTCTGATTGCCCTCATGTATTTTGTGCG AAATGTATCAAAAGGAATCTGGGTACTTCCAAAATTAAGGAAATAGAAGAGTTAGATGACTGGAAATGTTTCAAATGTAATAATAAATGTTTGTGGGATCTTCGTGCACTATGCTGGGCCGTCATCCGATACTGTGACTTGAAGAACAA AATAACATATGAAGTTGAGGATCCGGTGTTAAAGGAAGTGTGTCAAAGAAGCTGCGCTCAAGATTTTTCAGAATGTTGTAAGAATAAGATTAAGAGGAGGGAGAAGCAAGAGGCAAAGAAGAAAGACACAAATGCTACAAAAGCTGCAGCTAATATTTGTAAAATACCACCAACAATACAG GTGAAAAAGTTTGCTTCAATTAGTATGGAGGAACCgacaaaacaagaaaagaaagCCCAGAAACGGCCAGCGAGTCCCAGAAACAAAGTGATTGTGAAAAATCAAATGTCAATACCAAACAAGTTGATCAGCCACTTGACTTTGCCTTCAATGCCAAAAAAAATCAGA ATGCCCACTTCTCCTGTAATTAATCCTGTAAGATTTAACAATGATAGAAAACTCACTCCGAACTTTTCCTGCTACTCAAGGATACGGCCCAAACCACCACAGATGCCTATCATGTATAATGGTTTCAATACTTCTTCTCCAGCATTTTGTGATAATATAAATTTGTCACTGGAAAGTCTGACACAG GGTTTGGATATGTCGGCAATGGCAGCACTCGCCGGCCCCGGCTCTTCTCAAGATGATGATGTTGTATGCACTCCTGATTTCCCTCTGGAACCTTTATGTGAG GTGACGGAGGACCCCGGCGACGACGACGTGCAGTGCATCACGCCGGGCCCCGTGGCCGCGCCCAAGCCCGTGCCCGCGCCCGCGCGCGCGCTGCCCGACCTCAGCCCCGACAACATCATCCAGATGACCGACAACGACGTGACCGTCAACGCGTCCACCGGCGGCCTCAAGTTCCGCGTCGACCCGCAGACGCTGTCCTCCAACAAGATGTACCGCCTGCCCGACGGCCGCATCTTCGCCATCAACGCCAACCCGCTCATGCCCGGCGGCTACTCCGCCACCATCGTGGCCGTCACGGACAGCGGCCTGAGCAAGGCGCCGGCCAAGGGCGCCACGTTCGCCGCCAAGCTGAGCGCCGTGCCGTCCAACTCCACGCCGCCGCCGCTCAGGGCCCGCAACCAGGCGAGCCGCGCCCCGAGGCGCAGCACGCCCAAGTCGGCCAAAGCTACCCGCGCCGCAAAGACCTCTGCGGAGACGCCCGCGCGCGTCTGCGATTTGGACGTGCCCGTCGAGTGGTATCGGTACAATCTCGTCGACGCCATCGACGCTCTCGAGTACTCTCTGTCGCGGTTACATCAGCTGAAGAAGGACGCGACCACGATGCACCTGCGGACGCGCTCCCTCAACGAGATGCGTCTGTTGCATCGCTCCTTAGAGCGCTCCTTGACCACGTCGATGACCAGATTTAAAGAGATACGAGACAACTTGAACAAGGAGTACAAACAGTATGTCACGAAGAAAACTGCCGCCCCCAGCGTCACCAACagcgacgacgacgacgacgatgTCGAAATACTGCCGGAGGATGCCAACGACGACCCGATTTATATAGATGAAAACTCTATGGAATCTACCCAGAATGACAACCAGGAAGTGGACTTGACAGCCGCCGGCAGCAGTGACTTCAATGACAGTGGTGACAAATCTCCGGGCAAAAATGAGCCCGCTAAGGATCCGCTGAGCTCAGGTCCGGAATTGTGCCAAAAGGAAGAAGATAATGAGTGTAACACTTTAGATGATACAGAAAATGGTGCTCGAGATAATGGACATTTAGAAGAAGAAAATGTTCCACAAATAGACTCCAAGAGTAGAAATGATGACAAAAACATTGTAGATGAAACTGGAGCAACAtctaaagaaaatgaaaatagtCAAGAAGAGCCTCAAAAAGAGCGCGAGATGGAAAATGAAATCTCTGAAAGTGATATGAATGGGCGAACCGAAAAGTCTAATGATGTAAATGATACTGAGAAAATTGATAAATTAgatgaagaaaatattttaaacgaaaATTCGGATAGTGAAAAAAAGATAATGGATGCAGAGATGAGTGATGAAATGATTGAAGATTTGTTGAAAGATGATAATGCTGGCAATGGTGATGACGTGGTTGCGAACAGTGATGAAGTGGTTGGCAACGATGATGACATGTCTGGCAACGATGACGACGCAACTGGCGTTGGCGATGACGCGGCTGTCAATGGTGATGACCCAGCCGGTGTTGGTGATTCCGCGGCTGGCAAGGGCGATGACGCTGCCGGCAATGGTGATGACACTGTTCATTCCTTAGATGTTTCCGATGAAATTCAAGATGTTTTAGAATCTGAAAAGGACTAG